Below is a window of Xiphophorus couchianus chromosome 1, X_couchianus-1.0, whole genome shotgun sequence DNA.
CTCTGAGGATCTCAACAGAAaggtggaaaacaaatgacctGACCTAAGAAACCATCGTTCTAAGGGAAAAAGTCCCTTAAAATATTACCTCATGATGGACAAGATTAAACTATCACTgcataaaatggctaaaaaagcaaaaattgtgaacagatttttcaaaaatgcaattagagaaaaaaaaaacccaaacaatttCATTGTGATGAAAAGGGTTCCTATGCATGCAAAATGATCTGCGACTCTTATGCCAAAACCCTTAGTGATTTATAAATAACACTGCCTCATGTGTAATGcaataaagcagcaaaacacaATGTAACGTCCATCTAAACACTGGAGCCGACTGGCAACAACTGTGTTCCAAGAGCTCCATGCAACTGGACAATGAGCTGGTCACGaagtcatttaaaaaccaaaagaacCGACTCGGGTTTCAGCCCCCTTCTATCTGGCCCAAACTGTATCCATATTACTGTAGGCCAGCAAAGCCAGGTCCAAAGCTGACGATCGCTTCCACAGGAACCAAAAGATATGCAGAACATCTCCGTGCCAGATGCCACGGTTTGCTCGGTGGGATCCGTTTTTGGCCGCACATCCACAACGTTCACACACTTTTTGGTCTTCCTGTGTCTCCTACAGTCTGTAACCAAACAGTTGCCACAGAGAAGTTTCCATCTCTGTGTCGGCAAGTTGGGTTTTTTGATCTTTATCTtgtgtttaaagaaaagttCAGCCCACGGCAGTAAGAATGAAAGCATGTGTCTTTGATCCGTTGAACCATCAACAGTCGTCTCAGAAAATGTCATCTTTAGATACTTGAAGTTATGCATTCAGTGTTGTAGCTGAGTGAAATTTCAGATAATCTGAGTTTgagtttgaatatcaagcatTACATATATAACAGAACAAAATTCACTCAAGGATTAAACGTTTAGAGGACATATGCTAATGTAAGAGTGTGTGCAGGAGAATTTCAGATGTTCTTCCAAATTACAACGAAAAGCTTGATATCAGCAAAACAATAAGTCATAAGAGTCACTAAGGATAAATACCAAACATGAAACAAGGTCCACGCTAAGCAAAATTACACCGACATGCACATATCTTAGAAATCTcaagtttgcagttttcttggcGTAGAGGGTTGTGACAAAATTTGTCACtgtaacataaaaacagaatgatGCGAGTGAAGAAATTCTTGACGACTCTCACTTGAAAAAACATTCTAGGAATATACTGTAATATATAGTTCAGTATAAAGGTCTCTTGTTACCGTGTGCTTCACTGTCAAACACTCGAATGAATGaattcatcttttttctttgttttaaaatgaaaacattccatttattttatggcAAAAACAGACTAATCCACCAGATTCTCATACGCCAATTGATTAGGTCAGGCTTTTAATTGGCTCCCAAAACCATCCTGACccgaacctttttttttctctttgatttcAAATTGTTCATTCTCTCCGGTGTTACTCTCGCCGTCCTCTGAGATCTCGTGGTGTCCGGTTGCGTTCTCCGGAGCCTTTACTGCGCGCCTTCCTGGCACTCTCCTGAGCTTGGCGGTATTTCTCCAGCATGCTCTTGTGCTTCCTCCGGAGCTTGTCGTTGCACCACATCCTCTCGCAGTACTCCTCAACGTGAGGCAGGTTAGACGGCCCGATGAGCTGCATGATGTCCTTGAACCACGTGCGCGACTGGCCGATTTGACCCCTGCTGTAAGGCCCCGTGCTGCAAGGCATCCAGGGCCTGTGGTTCCCTGGAGACCGGTCTTTGAACCCGTCAGAGATGCCCGCAATGTCACGGGCAATGAGCTCATCCACCGTGTCCGCCTGGAGGACCTGGAGGGAGATGCGGGCCAGGGTTTGGCTGAAGCTGTGCTCTCGGGAGCGGCAGATGTACACACCTTCGTCCTGACGGAAGAGATGACGAAACAGCAAACCCTGATCTGTTGACATCACACGATCATCCAGCTTCACCTAAATGggacagagagaaaataattgtttgtgCATGTTAATCATCATATGAACAATATTTTTTGCCTAATGTatgttaaatttgaatttgaaccttgatttaattttaacaaagaGCCAAAACACACGTTTGCTCTGTCTCCTGTCTGGCCTATAAAATTCTTTGAAAAGTGTTggtttaaagtaaaacattgaaGATTGCAGGCAAAGCCCACCACTTCCTATTAATGCAagctgagaaaatgtttcatcttaCATTgaatgagaacaaaaacaagaacgTCGGCTGCTTCTCTTTCCTCAGAACAACTTGTAACAACAAGATctccagagattttttttccatgtttgttttctcctaTTGTcccttttatgtttttcagataACAAGTGAAACACTCCCTGCTGCCCCTATATAATTCACGCTTCCCGTCTCCCACATCTTCTCATTCTGCCCTTCTGTTTCTCTAGCAGTAACCTGTTGCcaactaaaacatgcagtcTTGTCAGCTAGTGGcagctaaatgtttatttgcagGGAACTGGAGAGGGGTAGTAATGCCTTAATACTTGAATAACTGTGCGAGACATTCACTTGAGCTCAGAGGAGCAGAACCTCAAACGAACGAAAGGTTTCTGTGGGTGTGCTTCCACCCAGCAACATCATTTTCTAAATACAGCTTTAGAGGACTTTACAGTTTTGTGTTTAAGTCACAGTGGCCAGTAAAGACATTTAAGTGACACTTGATCCGTCGGCAGCATGTGGCTGTGGAGGGCAGAGGAGAATTCACTGTTTATCCAAGCGACGAGGCAATTGAGcatttctctttgaaatatAACTGCTTAATTTGAACCACATGTCAAATGGCTGTCAAATGTGCCAGCCACATTACTAATCTCACTTTTACAGGCAGTTGTTCAAACCACACAAAGGTTTCACCCCGCTCTAACACTTTTTCTCTTCACCACCATCGCACGTGCGTTTCATTTTGACACCTCTAACGTGTGATTTTGACCGGCTTGTTTATGCAAAGCGTCGCACCTCTTCCTTGCGGTCATCGCGTTGGACAAGCCAGGTGACGGAAGCTTGCGGCGAGCGAGGGACACACTCTAGGAAGGTGCTGTTTTTCTCCGTCCCATACACAACTTTGTCCTCAGTCACGTCCAAGTcttctcaaaaaagaaaaaaaatatagagtTAGAGAAAACTTAGTCTGTCAGAAGAAGCATGACAATAAAATCACTTATGATTGAGAACTAAATTTCTATTATTCTTGAAATTGGTTAAGCTTATGTCATGCAAAAATGCTggtgtttcagaaaaaaagccCATTATTTGGacaataaacataaagaaatatgggaaaatattgaatatttaaaaatgttgaagtataaaaatgaaattgggGGCTATACAAAaaattttaagcatttaatcTCTGactacattaaattattttctgaccAATTATatacacaatttttaaaatacttaactAAAAGAATTATACTGTGATTTAAGTACATGTATAtgaagtgattttattttgtaagcatcaaatttaagtcaaaaaagggacaaaatggTAATGAGTGGTTATGAAGCGGCTGCAGGAATTTGGAAAGGGATGAATTCACACAAAGCCGCTATAAAATCTCTCCTTTCACACTTTAACAAAAGTCTTCAGCAAGACAACTTGTCCACTAAGGTTCACTGAAAGGCTTAGAAAGAGGCGTCTTTCATCGCTCCACCACCAGACACTCAGGTGTGTGAACAAATACAGACatgtctctttctgttaattctTAAATCACCATCATGTCTTCCCATCTGTTTTGAACCCTcttattaaaattataaacatttcacttgaatccatttttatttttttttggctgtggAAGGATTTAACAAGTGGAATCAATGCTTCTGCCTCTTTTATCCCGTCAGCTTTCAATAATCGTTAGTTGTTACATGAAGTAACATGTTTGACTTGGTTCAGTCTTTAACTAAGTTGTTTCTTTCCACCTTTTCAGCTACAAATCTTTGCTGAAATACTTacaccttgattttttttaaacaaagaagcAGGGAACACCAGCAGTTTGATGCACCAAAATACATTCAAGATCTGTAGTTGTGGTATCAGGTCTTCTTGTGTCTGATTTGCACCACAAAACCAGAACAACCAGCTTCTATGCAGTTTGTTTCGAATCTgcaacaaacagctgaaacactgagtttctttaaataaaggcaaaaacacCACATCTTTAAAGATGCCTTTAATTAGTAGTTAGTGAAACATTGTCTGatttatcatgtaaagcactttaaactgccttgttgttgaaCACGTGccaataaacatgacatgactgAATGCTGTCAGCAATACTCTAAATGTCACTCAATTTTGAGGGTGTAATCTAGTGTGTTTTGAGGTGTAGAGGGCTGCAGTGAAAGATATGGGTGGATGCAGACATTACAGTCACACAGGAGTCTAACATTTACATATATGGATAGAAATTCATTTTGCAGTTTAATTTGCTTTCCAGAGGACAGGAAGATTGATGCAGCATCTTCTCTGCAACCTTTCGTATCCGTACTACATTAATCGGAGCGCGGTCATGGAATGAGGTCAAAGGTTGGAATACTCCACTTAAGTACGAGTGGTTTTCCCTCAAATTTCTGTTTACACAAGTTAAATAACACATTCTCAAAGGCTTCCAAGTTTATCCTGAGAAATGTGGACTACATAAAACAGTCTGTGGTCTTCTTTTTATGAGCAAGTAAACAGTTTAGACTTGTGGCAAAGGAACACCGAAGAGATACGAGTCTGTTTAGAACTACCTAAGCAACACGTGGATTCTCGCTATGAGCAGAAGTCCAGACTGGTTTTTCTCTCTTTCGCCTGGCGTTCTGGAGCTTAGCTTAACTTTCCATAGATACGAGTGCGAACTCGATCGACCGGGGTTATGAGAGAGAACTATCTTTGTATAAACAAGTGTTTAAATACCCACATTACAATTAGCATAAAACTACCTACCATTTTCAATTTagcttgtttcattttaaaaacaattactaaGATGAGACACATTCATAACCTGaggagattttaaattatattattaaaacAGGAACTTTGTTTCTGGCATTTATCTagtattcaagaaaaaaaaaatacaaacatttaaagcattCTCAATAAtcataagaaatatatttaatggcTTTACAGCTGTCAAACTCTTCTTGCATTTGTTAGCCAGCTTTGTAAATGTTTCCACTGATATTTTAAGAGTGCCTGCAGTCATGCAATTCTGTATCTCTCTCCATAGATTCTCTGACAGATTCAATTTGGGAGTGTCGTTGAGCTACTTTACAATTTGTGCTTTGATTAAAACCAGGAGAAACACAATGGGCTTTTAAAAGATTATtcataatcaatcaatcaaattttatttgtatagcacatttcagcagcaaggcatttcaaagtgctttacatcattacaaacacagaatcacaatgcaacatagaatcaatcattaagtcaagttacatcaataaatttgtaattgattacatttcaaatacaatcctaaacaggtgggtttttagttgagatttaaaagaagtcagtgtttcagctgttttacagttttctggaagtttggtccaaatttgtggtgcatagatgctgaaagctgcttctcctcgtttggttctggttctggggatgcagagcagaccagaaccagaagacctgagaggtctagaaggttgatacaataaaagcagatctttaatgtattgtggtgctgagccgttcagtgatttataaactaacaacagtattttaaagtctattctttgagctacagggagccagtgtagggactttagaactggtgttatgtgctctatcttcctggttttagtgagaacgcgagcagcagcattctggatcagctgcagctgtttaattgatttgttggacagacctgtgaagacgctgttgcaataatcaatacgactgaagataaacgcatggatgagtttctctagatttgATGATTTCtcattaataaatcatttttggtTTGAACTGTATCCGGGTCCAATAACAAAACCACTTTCATTAAAATCCACAAAGAAGAGGAATGCACACTTACCGCTAACGTTCTGATCCACACACTGCAGCACCGCGTTTCCATGTTTGACGTCTTGCCTGCGGAAGCGACGTTTGCTGTTTGGAACGAATCGTGCACAGGAGGATCCATCCCATGCACAGTAAGGATCTCTGGCAAGGCAGCACTCAGCACAGGCTTTCCCATACGTCTCACAGCGATGCAGCTTCACCTGCGCCACGCCTGCTGCAGAGCCCACATACAAGGCTTGCTGTGTGGAGGCGAGAGAAAAAGAATGAGGGGAAACACAATATGAGAACAGTTTCTGGAAGGTGACAGAGGTAAGAGATTAGTGTATCAACGCACCCTTTTCACAGATATATCCAGTGAAGTGATTGGGATTggtatctgaaaaaaatatattgatttgCAATTAAATTtggtggaaacaaaaaaacgatGTTGTAagcatttgaaacatttcatgaaCGGCTGGTTCCATCCCCTATTCGTGCTCACATTTCCTACAGCATACATGACATTATAACTTAACATAAACATTTGGaaatctggatatttttttaatacaaagcaAAGTAAGGTGCATACTATCTAAACGTAGAATCATTTGTATAGTTGTAGAAGTAAAACTTACTTTAAAGACCTGTAGCTCCTCCAGTGTGACCTCCTCTGCCTCCAGACTGTTTCCACCATGTAGGGAAATTACCTTCAAAACCGTTCCAACatcttcaataaaaacagaaatatattaatgttcATACTGCAGGCGACAGAGCAGTTTTTCCCCATATATGGCCAATATCAGATTAGGTTCACTTTCATATCTGACACATATCGAACATAGAAACAGTTTTGCCCATTAAGTTACCCTTGTTGAGCTAGTAATAATTTCACTTAGAAACTTTTGAATTGATTTGCACATGTTGACAGTGTAACATCAGTAGTTACTTCCATAAACGCAGCACATTGCATCTCTTTCTTCGTAACTCTCATTCTTTAGTTTATTCAGGCCAGTTGACTGTTCACACTGAAGTCTGAGATCACCACACTTAAATTCTAATGCTAAAAATCATGCCAATACATCAgatcttagaaaaaaaaaaaatccaaatgtaTCTTAAGAATCTGTAGTGCGATGATAATGATGTCTGATCCTGTGTGCTGCTTGTACAAGTaagtattttcaaattaaacagattCACAGCATAACTCAACTAAACAAGTAAAATCTGATGTCTGAAAACCAAACGTGCAATAAATAACCATATGCAAgttctgcattttgaaaaagcagaaattgctttttcaaaatgcagaacTTGCATTCTGCATTTTGAGCCTACCTGTACCAATAAACATGACATCATACTGCCCATCCTCTGCCTCCACTCTGTCAACCACAATTTGTTTCAGCTTGTAAGGAATGTTGGCCTTCACCAGCACAGGCTGGCGAAGTGCCGGGAGCACCGGGCGCCACATCAGAGGGTGGCTGCGGGCGAACTGCAGAACAGAGTCAGGGAAGTCCTTTGTGCTGCCAAACTCTTTGCCGGGCTGGTTGGTGATTTTACTTGGGCACTGGCAAGACGGGAAGAAGGGTGAGAAACAGACGATGAGCAAGAAGAGGGTAAAAGTGTTTATGTTGTTCAGCTTTTACTGGCTAACCTAAAGCATGCTGCAAGTGAGAAAGAAATGGACATGTCAAAGTAAAACCAACAGATGGAAGAGATTACCATGTTCTACTCCAATTACAAATTCCCACCATTTTACACCACACTGTAAGTGTTTTCCAAACAAACTGTAGCCTAATTATGGTCTTAAATTCAACTCAAAGAACCCTCATTAggagttttatttcattgcaaAACTGGATAAAAGTTCATGACCACTATTATAGCTTTGTAGAAGCTCCAGCTTATGCCACTGTAGGGATGGGAAATCTAATGAACAAAGAATTTGGCAAAGATACTGTATCACTAAAATAATCAGGAAGGCTGAAAACGGTCCAAAAGTGAGCATTTACGCAAGCTATTGGAGTTCTAGGTTTGCTCATATTGCAGATCTGGATTTCTGATGGGAGCGGCCAAAGCCTTTGTCATGCACtgctacattttcattaatCTTCCAGACAACTGGCTTGCATTATGCTTAGAGTAAAGGGTAATAATACTGGAATCATGGCAGACAGCTGGCTATATTTATTCTGCAGGTGGCAAAAGCCATCAAAAGTGATGCCTAATTTGTCTTTTCTAAAGTTTCCATAATTTCACTTATTCAAGGAGCGCTATCTTTCCAAAAGCATTATTCTTTCccacattattttgtatttcagtcAAGTTTTACCGTTATTTCAATGACTTGGTTTATTGTCAGAATCGTTTGTCAATTTCACATTAGAATGTTCTGGATGTAAAGGACATCAGGAATGCTGCGACCTGGCTCTGTAAGACGAGTTGTGCACCTTAAAATGCATCACGTcaacaaaaaaagaccaatTACTGCCGCCTGGCCTTGTAAACACATCTGACAAGAAGAGGCTTGAAAAAGGATCTCTATATGCTGCTTGGAGTTCAGGCCACTAAGCAGGCTTAACGCTTTTGGGTTGCATCACCAAAAATAATAGGTGCGGTTATTTTTTGGTGCACATCTgacccaaaaagaaaaactaagatAAGAAAATTGCACTCATTACTTTTAAATCTGCGATTCCCAGCTTAAAATTTACTCCAGCACAAGTCTACTTTACAGTGAGACAATATTTTGTCTTGTGGGTGACATCTGTTTTGGTGTTTTGGAAATTTGGTTTATATGTCAGAAATAGCACTTTCCAAATTCAAATCCCTAAAAGTGACAACCTGGGGGTAtagttgattttaaataaatccttaaatgtgatttttatgtcAGAAATTGATTTCCAGGCTAAGTGAATCACCCATCAAACCTAACAGCTCTACATAGATTCAGGTCACTACAATGAAGGACTTTGGGGGAAGCATAGGACAGTTTCTGGTTAAGAAGTTTCTACATCTAAAGCTCTAGCAGGTGTGCAGTAAAATCTATCCCAGCATATTGTCAACTAAAGGATGAGCTCTGACACATATTTAAACAATGTGCTATAAGCTAAAAAGCAGATGCAAATATCTCAGGAGGAAAAAGGCCCTTAACTGCActggaatttaaatttttaggaGGGGCATAAAACGTATCTTTTACTTTTCATAAGCCTCAGAGATAAGAgctacacattttttaaagttttagtaAGATAAAATACTAACTTAGGCATACGTAATAGTTCTCTAGGATTAGATTTTTAagattgatttaaaatgttagataaatatttgaaagcCAGGTTTCAAAGATGTCAAACCTTggatacaaaacaataaatctctTTTCTACCTCCTGCACCTCCTCACTATTTTACTctgatttacagttttttttttctttcaatgtcTTCCTTcaagtttttcctcttcatttgaAGCCAAGACATTCCTGTTAATCAGGGAGTCGGTGGAGGAAAACCACAGAGGTGTCCACTCCGTTCTCACATTAttcatcttcttcctccatgCTCTTTCATTCACTCAGGTAATGAAGCAGAATAGCTCACGTGACATCGTTTTACGCATGCATGCCCGGCGTAcatgcgtgtgtgtctgtgtgtgcaacAAGGCTGAGTTACAGCGATGTGGTTGAGAGCTCCACTCAGAGTCAGGATGTAATCCAGGACAGGGGGTCTGTGCCGTGTACAGTCACAACAGCTGCACTTCCACTTACAGTAGTTTACTTTACCGATATGGAAACTTTCCACACCTCatatataatgttttttataccCCTTTCCATCCcataatatttttcttccttagTTTTTGTACATACTGTGAACCTAATAAACTATTCCTAGAGTTTTAGGCTACTTACTCAGAACTGGAAAAACAGCTTTGTGTAACTTGCACACGACTGTAGATTCATCAAAATCTGTCAGCATTTAGTTGCACCAGTGGTGGTGAAGCTTAAAGTGGATGTTTGAATAGGCGGGCTACCTGAACCGACTTGGATTTGTTTAACATTCCAAGAGGAAAAACTGGAGTAGGTTATTTAACTATTTATGACTGTCAATGATTTGTTGTTATCCAGTTTAAGATACAAAGATTGTATTCAAAACCCCAATCTCAGAGTTTAGAAGCCAAATGTAGTGAAAttgtcatttttagaaaatttgagCATGTGCGTATTTATCTGTGAACTTACTGTCAgtagttaagaaaaaaaagttgatgatTGACTAAAATGCATGTTGTGATGTAGCAGATGAAAGATAtaaataattgaattttaataatgccttaatttaaaaaattctgatttttaacctgagtgtgtaaaaaaaaaaaaaaaaaaacagtcgaAACACTAAGTatctttaaatctagactaaaacctAAAGACTGTTAAGAGTTGCTTTTGAAtcataaataatgaaacattaatcaacaataTCTGATGTgtaacagcaaaatgttttgtttcaattgttgactgtgttctATAACTTAgtatttttgtgatgtaaagcactttgaaaggccttgttgctgaaatgtgccaaacaaataaaatttgattttaatgtttgtttaatgaagcaaacataaaaatttagtatagaaaaatatttctatagaaaaatatttctatactCAATCTTCCTTTTTCCATAATTAGTGACACAAACATCAAACCCCAGACTCTCCAACATTACACAATAACCCTGTTCATCGCTCATAGTTTTGCATCTACAAAAGGCTGACTCTGTCTTGCATTGGAAACTAATAAGGCCGCCACAATAATGCAGTAAACATGTTTAACGAATTAGAAAACTACAGGTCAATCTCTGCTGTATAAAACTTAatgcattaatatgcattaaGTTTGCTTAATGTGCTTTTCCAACACAATCAATGGTCCATGCATAAACAAGCTTTAAACCTGAAACTTGGAATGGCTTTTAACTGAGATTTATGGGCATTGAGGTGCTTTCAGTTTATTGGATCACtgctttgctttaaaatgagTTCCAACTTTACTCTTGATTatcaaacaaaacatcacagtGTTTATAGTGATTGAACTGAGCAGTTTCTCACCAATTTAAATCCCCACCTTTCTACATACAGTTTACAAACAtaaatctttaaacatttagattactgaaattatCAAAGTAAATATAAAGGCATGTCACCCTAATGGTGCAAAACCCTTTACACTTTAAACACGTCAACTGTTGTGTATATATGTTTTAGTTAGGACTATAAATACTTGAAAAAGCAAGGTTTACTAAATATGAGCAAATCTTTACTTTCAAGCAATATGACTGTTGATCTATCACTTACAACTCCTGGTCTTGGATAAGGCATCCTGCCTTCATAGGGGCCCCACTGATAGTTAGGGCCCTCTTT
It encodes the following:
- the sema3bl gene encoding sema domain, immunoglobulin domain (Ig), short basic domain, secreted, (semaphorin) 3bl, whose amino-acid sequence is MGFTPFVFNKVVVALLVTSICATKINVPRLRLSYKDLLSTNRSSIFSGHDGQLSLSAVLLDEYRDRLFLGGKDVLYSLMLSPVSSESKEIYWPPLPGNREDCVQTGKDQTECANFVRLLQPYNRTHLLACGTGAFQPMCAFIYVGHRGEHVFTMNPLNVESGRGKVPHDPSFPFTSTFSGGELYTGLTADFLGRDSVIFRSMGGRTTMRTETDQKLLHDPRFIAAHIIPDNDDRDDDKVYFFFTEKASEGGDKEEAIHTRVGRVCVNDVGGQRVLVNKWSTFIKARLVCSVPGPHGIDTHFNQLEDVFLLRTKDERNPDIYAIFSTISNVFQGFAVCVYHMADIREAFNGPFAHKEGPNYQWGPYEGRMPYPRPGVCPSKITNQPGKEFGSTKDFPDSVLQFARSHPLMWRPVLPALRQPVLVKANIPYKLKQIVVDRVEAEDGQYDVMFIGTDVGTVLKVISLHGGNSLEAEEVTLEELQVFKIPIPITSLDISVKRQALYVGSAAGVAQVKLHRCETYGKACAECCLARDPYCAWDGSSCARFVPNSKRRFRRQDVKHGNAVLQCVDQNVSDLDVTEDKVVYGTEKNSTFLECVPRSPQASVTWLVQRDDRKEEVKLDDRVMSTDQGLLFRHLFRQDEGVYICRSREHSFSQTLARISLQVLQADTVDELIARDIAGISDGFKDRSPGNHRPWMPCSTGPYSRGQIGQSRTWFKDIMQLIGPSNLPHVEEYCERMWCNDKLRRKHKSMLEKYRQAQESARKARSKGSGERNRTPRDLRGRRE